A single window of Hymenobacter sp. APR13 DNA harbors:
- the tuf gene encoding elongation factor Tu codes for MAKENFDRSKPHVNIGTIGHVDHGKTTLTAAITMVLANKGLAAKRDFSSIDNAPEEKERGITINTSHVEYATENRHYAHVDCPGHADYVKNMVTGAAQMDGAILVVAATDGPMPQTREHILLARQVGVPQLVVFMNKVDMVDDPELLELVEMEIRELLSFYDFDGDNIPVIQGSALGGLNGDATWVPKIEELMAAVDSYIPIPARLTDLPFLMPVEDVFSITGRGTVATGRIERGIINSGEQVEILGMGAENLKSTVTGVEMFRKILDRGEAGDNVGLLLRGIEKEAIRRGMVICKPGSVKPHTKFKAEVYVLSKEEGGRHTPFFNNYRPQFYFRTTDVTGIITLGEGVEMVMPGDNVTISVELINSVAMEKGLRFAIREGGRTVGAGQVTEITE; via the coding sequence ATGGCCAAAGAAAATTTTGATCGTTCCAAGCCGCACGTGAACATCGGTACGATCGGGCACGTCGACCACGGCAAAACCACCCTGACCGCTGCTATCACCATGGTACTGGCGAACAAAGGTTTGGCCGCCAAGCGTGACTTCTCGTCGATCGACAACGCTCCCGAAGAAAAAGAGCGTGGTATCACGATCAACACCTCGCACGTAGAATACGCTACCGAAAACCGTCACTATGCTCACGTTGACTGCCCCGGTCACGCTGACTATGTGAAGAACATGGTAACGGGTGCTGCCCAGATGGACGGTGCTATCCTCGTGGTAGCTGCTACCGACGGCCCAATGCCTCAGACGCGTGAGCACATCCTGCTCGCTCGCCAGGTAGGTGTTCCTCAGTTGGTAGTGTTCATGAACAAAGTAGACATGGTGGATGACCCCGAGCTCCTCGAGCTGGTGGAAATGGAAATCCGCGAGCTGCTTTCGTTCTACGACTTCGACGGCGACAACATCCCAGTTATTCAGGGCTCGGCTCTGGGTGGCCTGAACGGCGACGCTACTTGGGTTCCCAAGATCGAAGAGCTGATGGCTGCTGTAGATAGCTACATTCCAATCCCAGCTCGTCTGACCGACCTGCCCTTCCTGATGCCAGTAGAGGACGTATTCTCTATCACGGGTCGTGGTACGGTAGCAACCGGCCGTATCGAGCGTGGTATCATCAACTCGGGTGAGCAAGTTGAAATCCTCGGTATGGGTGCTGAGAACCTCAAGTCGACCGTAACGGGCGTTGAGATGTTCCGCAAAATCCTTGACCGTGGTGAAGCTGGCGACAACGTAGGTCTGCTGCTCCGCGGTATTGAGAAAGAAGCCATCCGTCGTGGCATGGTTATCTGCAAGCCAGGCTCAGTTAAGCCTCACACCAAGTTCAAAGCTGAGGTGTACGTGCTGTCGAAAGAAGAAGGTGGCCGTCACACGCCGTTCTTCAACAACTACCGTCCTCAGTTCTATTTCCGCACCACCGACGTAACCGGCATCATCACGCTGGGCGAAGGCGTGGAAATGGTAATGCCCGGCGACAACGTAACTATCTCGGTTGAGCTCATCAACTCGGTAGCTATGGAAAAAGGCCTGCGTTTCGCTATCCGTGAGGGTGGTCGTACGGTAGGTGCCGGTCAGGTAACCGAAATCACCGAGTAG
- the secE gene encoding preprotein translocase subunit SecE yields MDKKPNYFRDTVEEMRYKVTWPSFEELQKSAGLVLIGSLVFAAVVGLMDVAFKTGLEAFYNSFR; encoded by the coding sequence ATGGACAAGAAACCGAATTACTTCCGCGACACCGTCGAGGAGATGCGCTACAAGGTAACGTGGCCTTCCTTCGAGGAACTCCAGAAGAGCGCTGGCCTGGTGCTCATCGGTTCGCTGGTATTCGCTGCTGTTGTTGGGTTGATGGACGTGGCTTTCAAAACTGGTCTGGAAGCGTTTTACAACTCATTCCGTTAA
- the nusG gene encoding transcription termination/antitermination protein NusG, protein MGELKWYVVRSVSGQEKKAKTYLETEIGRHGLSDLVPQVLIPAEKVYEMRNGKKRVRERNLYPGYIIIHADLSHGEVDHIITSTPGVLGFLSDKEGKAANQNTKPIPLRLSEVNNILGIVDEAEEQTATLETPFVVNELVKIVDGGFAGMLGTVSEVFEERKKLNVIVKIFGRSTPMELSYTQVEKES, encoded by the coding sequence ATGGGAGAGTTGAAATGGTATGTGGTCCGCTCGGTGAGCGGACAGGAGAAAAAGGCCAAGACCTATCTCGAAACGGAAATCGGCCGGCACGGTCTTTCTGATCTGGTACCCCAGGTACTGATTCCGGCCGAGAAGGTGTACGAGATGCGCAACGGCAAGAAGCGCGTACGGGAACGGAATTTGTATCCCGGATACATCATCATCCACGCCGATCTGTCGCACGGTGAAGTTGACCACATCATCACCAGCACGCCTGGTGTATTGGGTTTCCTGAGCGACAAAGAGGGCAAGGCTGCCAACCAGAACACCAAGCCAATTCCGCTGCGTCTGTCGGAGGTAAACAATATCCTCGGCATTGTAGACGAAGCAGAAGAGCAGACGGCCACGCTCGAAACGCCATTCGTGGTAAACGAGCTGGTGAAAATCGTCGACGGTGGTTTCGCCGGCATGCTGGGTACTGTTTCGGAAGTATTCGAAGAGCGTAAGAAGCTCAACGTAATTGTGAAAATATTTGGCCGTAGCACGCCCATGGAGCTGAGCTACACGCAGGTCGAAAAAGAGTCATAG
- the rplK gene encoding 50S ribosomal protein L11, giving the protein MAKEIRGYLKLQIKGGAANPAPPVGPALGSKGLNIMEFCKQFNARTQDKAGQVCPVLITMYTDKSFDFVVKTPPVPVLLMEAAKLQSGSKEPNRNKVGSVSWDQVRTIAETKMPDLNAFKVESAMLQVAGTARSMGITVSGTSPFAE; this is encoded by the coding sequence ATGGCCAAGGAAATTAGAGGTTATCTGAAGCTTCAGATAAAGGGAGGCGCCGCAAACCCTGCGCCGCCGGTTGGACCTGCACTTGGTAGCAAAGGCCTTAACATCATGGAATTCTGCAAGCAGTTCAATGCTCGCACCCAGGATAAGGCCGGCCAAGTTTGTCCTGTACTCATCACCATGTACACCGACAAGTCGTTTGACTTCGTTGTGAAGACCCCTCCGGTGCCGGTTCTCCTGATGGAGGCTGCCAAGCTCCAGAGCGGTTCGAAAGAGCCTAACCGTAACAAGGTAGGTTCCGTGTCGTGGGACCAGGTGCGCACCATCGCTGAAACGAAGATGCCAGACCTGAATGCTTTCAAAGTGGAGTCGGCAATGCTGCAGGTAGCCGGTACGGCTCGCAGCATGGGCATCACTGTGTCGGGCACTTCTCCTTTCGCTGAATAA
- the rplA gene encoding 50S ribosomal protein L1, with the protein MAQVSKKRKEALAKHDLTEVRNLVEAAKVVKDITYTKFDASVDIDVRLGVDPRKADQMVRGVATLPHGTGKTVRVLALVTPDKEAEATAAGADYVGLDDYIAKIEKGWTDIDVIITMPAVMAKVGRLGRVLGPRGLMPNPKSGTVTTDVAKAVQEVKAGKIDFKVDKTGIIHCSVGKVSFDDQKLAENAIEVIQTLIRLKPSSAKGTYIKSITLSSTMSPAVPVDTSVTSA; encoded by the coding sequence ATGGCACAAGTAAGCAAAAAGCGCAAGGAAGCCCTTGCTAAGCATGACCTGACCGAAGTTCGGAATCTGGTAGAAGCGGCCAAAGTGGTAAAGGACATCACCTATACCAAATTTGACGCCTCGGTAGATATCGACGTTCGTCTGGGCGTGGATCCCCGCAAAGCCGACCAAATGGTACGTGGCGTAGCTACGCTGCCCCACGGTACCGGCAAAACCGTTCGTGTTCTGGCCCTCGTTACGCCCGACAAAGAAGCCGAAGCTACTGCAGCTGGTGCTGACTACGTTGGTCTGGACGACTATATCGCCAAGATCGAAAAAGGCTGGACTGACATCGACGTTATCATCACCATGCCGGCCGTAATGGCTAAAGTGGGTCGTCTGGGCCGCGTGCTCGGTCCCCGTGGTCTGATGCCTAACCCGAAGTCGGGTACGGTAACGACGGACGTAGCCAAAGCGGTGCAGGAAGTGAAAGCTGGTAAAATCGACTTCAAAGTTGACAAAACCGGTATCATCCACTGCTCGGTTGGTAAAGTGTCGTTCGATGACCAGAAGCTGGCTGAAAACGCCATCGAAGTAATTCAGACCCTGATTCGTCTGAAGCCTTCGTCGGCCAAAGGCACGTACATCAAGAGCATCACGCTCTCGAGCACGATGTCGCCTGCTGTTCCGGTTGACACGTCGGTAACTTCCGCATAA
- the rplJ gene encoding 50S ribosomal protein L10, translating into MIREEKQALVDELSEKFQSHNAFYIADASGMSVAKINEFRRLCFNRGLEFKVYKNTFIRKALDTLGGDTSEMDAALVGQSGILFSKESGNAPAKLLQDFYKAQNYGKNVEPKPAFKGAYIDAGVYVGASQLSTLSTLKGKNELIGDVIGLLQSPAKNVISALSSGGNKLAGILKTLSEKEEVAG; encoded by the coding sequence ATGATCCGGGAAGAAAAACAAGCCCTCGTCGACGAGTTGAGCGAGAAGTTCCAATCGCACAACGCGTTCTACATTGCCGATGCTTCGGGAATGTCGGTGGCGAAAATCAACGAATTCCGTCGCCTGTGCTTCAACCGCGGCCTGGAGTTCAAAGTCTACAAGAACACGTTCATCCGCAAGGCACTCGACACCCTCGGTGGCGACACTTCGGAGATGGACGCGGCACTGGTTGGCCAGTCGGGCATCCTGTTCTCGAAAGAGTCGGGTAACGCTCCTGCCAAACTGCTGCAAGACTTCTACAAGGCGCAGAACTACGGTAAGAACGTAGAGCCTAAGCCCGCCTTCAAAGGTGCCTACATTGATGCTGGTGTGTACGTTGGCGCTAGCCAGTTGAGCACGCTGAGCACGCTGAAAGGCAAAAACGAGCTTATCGGTGACGTTATCGGTCTGCTCCAGTCGCCTGCCAAGAATGTTATTTCTGCTCTGTCGAGCGGCGGCAACAAACTGGCTGGCATCCTCAAAACGCTTTCCGAAAAAGAAGAGGTTGCAGGCTAA
- the rplL gene encoding 50S ribosomal protein L7/L12, with amino-acid sequence MADLKAFAEQLVSLTVKEVNELATILKDEYGIEPAAAAPVMMAGGGAAAADAPEEKTTFDVILKAAGGQKLAVVKLVKDLTGLGLKEAKELVDGAPKPLKEGVAKDEAESLKKQLEEAGAEVEVK; translated from the coding sequence ATGGCAGATTTGAAAGCATTCGCCGAGCAGCTCGTTAGCCTGACGGTAAAAGAAGTAAACGAACTGGCTACCATCCTGAAGGACGAGTACGGCATCGAGCCCGCTGCTGCTGCTCCCGTAATGATGGCCGGTGGTGGCGCTGCCGCTGCTGACGCTCCTGAGGAGAAAACCACGTTCGACGTGATCCTGAAAGCTGCCGGTGGCCAGAAACTGGCTGTTGTGAAGCTGGTGAAAGACCTGACCGGTCTGGGCCTGAAAGAAGCCAAAGAACTGGTTGACGGTGCTCCTAAGCCCCTGAAAGAAGGTGTTGCTAAGGATGAAGCTGAGTCGCTGAAGAAGCAACTGGAAGAAGCCGGCGCTGAAGTAGAAGTTAAGTAA
- the rpoB gene encoding DNA-directed RNA polymerase subunit beta: MQKLQAADERINFAKIKKVIEYPDFLDVQVRSFMDFFQLETAAENRTDEGLFKVFAENFPISDSRENFVLTFLDYHVDPPKYSVDECIDRGLTYSVPLKAKLRLVCNDSDNEDFETIEQEVFLGNIPYMTEKGSFVINGAERVIVSQLHRSPGVFFAQSKHTNGTKLYSARIIPFKGSWIEFATDVNNVMYAYIDRKKKFPVTTLLRAIGYGTDKDILDLFGLSEEVKADKKNLKKAVGRKLAARVLRTWTEDFVDEDTGEVVSIDRNEVLLERDSTIEEEDIDTILNAGAKSVILHRENVNIADYAIIYNTLQKDNSNSEKEAVEQIYRQLRNTEAPDEETARDIIQKLFFSDKRYDLGDVGRYRINKKLGIDTGWDARVLTNEDIVLIVKYLIGLINSKAIVDDIDHLSNRRVRTVGEQLYAQFGVGLARMARTIKERMNVRDNEDFKPVDLINARTLSSVINSFFGTNQLSQFMDQTNPLAEVTHKRRVSALGPGGLSRERAGFEVRDVHYTHYGRLCTIETPEGPNIGLISSLCVHARVNSMGFIETPYRTVENGKVDTTEHVKYLTAEEEDTHHIAQANARIDDEGNFINDLVKGRFEGDFPVVGPDEYSYMDVAPNQIVSVAASLIPFLEHDDANRALMGSNMQRQAVPLLKAEAPIVGTGLEGRVATDSRTLVVAEGNGVIDYVDANRIVVKYDLTEDDILVSFDAEKISYDLIKFRRTNQDTCINLTPLVKNGERVVKGQVLCEGYGTNKGELALGRNMQVAFMPWQGYNFEDAIVISEKVVRDDIFTSIHIEEFELEVRETKRGEEELTSEIPNVSEEAVRNLDDNGIIRLGAEVREGDILIGKITPKGETDPTPEEKLLRAIFGDKAGDVKDASLKAPPSLQGVVIGTKLFSRPKKDKNLRAKSKKEVEELKDSYAKELRGIKSIMIEKLIQLLEGKTSQGIKHKFGDEILTKGVKFGKKNITEALFPEKNPYKDESNYAVPEEVNMFKDLVLEGWTADARVNTMVAQLVKNYAKKRNTITARFKRDRFTLEVGDELPAGIVQLAKVYIAKKRKLKVGDKMAGRHGNKGVVARIVRDEDMPFLPDGTPMDIVLNPLGVPSRMNIGQIYETVLGWAGLKLGRTYATPIFDGATEAEVSAELTEAGLPTFGRAYLHDGLTGQRFDQPVTVGVIYMLKLGHLVDDKMHARSIGPYSLITQQPLGGKAQFGGQRFGEMEVWALEAFGASNVLQEILTVKSDDVVGRAKAYEAIVKGDVLPKPNIPESFNVLIHELRGLALEITLD; the protein is encoded by the coding sequence CTGCAAAAGCTGCAAGCTGCTGACGAGCGGATCAACTTCGCCAAGATTAAAAAGGTTATTGAGTATCCGGATTTCCTGGACGTGCAGGTTCGCTCGTTCATGGATTTCTTCCAGTTGGAAACGGCTGCCGAGAACCGTACCGATGAGGGCCTGTTCAAAGTATTCGCCGAGAACTTTCCGATTTCGGACTCGCGCGAAAACTTCGTGCTGACCTTCCTCGATTACCACGTTGACCCGCCCAAGTACTCGGTTGACGAGTGCATCGACCGCGGCCTCACGTACTCGGTTCCACTGAAAGCCAAGTTGCGCCTGGTCTGCAATGACTCGGACAACGAGGATTTCGAAACGATTGAGCAGGAAGTGTTCCTCGGGAACATTCCTTACATGACCGAAAAGGGCTCGTTCGTTATCAACGGCGCCGAGCGCGTTATCGTATCGCAGCTGCACCGCTCGCCGGGCGTATTCTTCGCCCAGAGCAAGCACACGAACGGTACCAAGCTGTACTCGGCCCGGATCATCCCGTTCAAAGGCTCGTGGATTGAGTTTGCCACGGACGTGAACAACGTGATGTACGCCTACATCGACCGGAAGAAGAAATTCCCGGTTACCACGCTGCTGCGCGCCATCGGTTACGGCACCGACAAAGACATCCTCGACCTGTTCGGGCTGTCGGAGGAAGTGAAGGCCGATAAAAAGAACCTCAAGAAAGCCGTCGGCCGCAAGCTGGCCGCCCGGGTGCTGCGCACTTGGACGGAAGACTTCGTGGACGAGGACACCGGCGAAGTGGTTTCCATCGACCGGAACGAGGTACTGCTGGAGCGCGACTCTACCATCGAGGAAGAGGACATCGACACGATCCTGAACGCCGGGGCCAAGTCGGTGATTCTGCACCGCGAGAACGTAAACATTGCCGACTACGCAATCATTTACAACACGCTACAGAAGGACAACTCCAACTCGGAGAAAGAAGCCGTGGAGCAAATCTATCGTCAGCTCCGGAACACGGAGGCTCCCGACGAAGAGACGGCCCGCGACATCATCCAAAAGCTATTCTTCTCGGATAAGCGCTACGACCTCGGGGACGTAGGCCGCTACCGTATCAATAAGAAACTGGGTATTGACACCGGTTGGGACGCCCGCGTACTGACCAATGAGGACATCGTCCTCATCGTGAAATACCTGATCGGTCTGATCAACTCGAAGGCCATTGTCGATGACATTGACCACTTGAGCAACCGCCGCGTGCGCACCGTGGGCGAGCAGCTCTACGCCCAGTTCGGCGTGGGCCTGGCCCGGATGGCGCGTACCATCAAGGAGCGCATGAACGTGCGTGACAACGAAGACTTCAAGCCGGTTGACCTGATCAACGCCCGGACGCTGTCTTCGGTTATCAACTCGTTCTTCGGCACCAACCAGTTGTCGCAATTCATGGACCAGACCAACCCGCTGGCCGAGGTGACGCATAAGCGTCGCGTATCGGCACTGGGGCCGGGAGGTCTGTCGCGCGAGCGGGCTGGTTTCGAAGTACGTGACGTTCACTACACGCACTATGGCCGCCTCTGCACCATCGAAACGCCGGAAGGCCCGAACATCGGTCTGATTTCGTCGCTTTGCGTGCATGCCCGGGTTAACTCGATGGGCTTCATCGAGACGCCTTACCGCACGGTAGAGAACGGCAAGGTGGATACCACCGAGCACGTGAAGTACCTGACCGCTGAGGAAGAAGACACCCACCACATCGCGCAGGCCAACGCCCGGATTGACGACGAAGGCAACTTCATCAACGATTTGGTAAAAGGCCGTTTCGAGGGTGACTTCCCCGTGGTTGGTCCGGACGAGTACAGCTACATGGACGTAGCCCCGAACCAGATTGTATCGGTGGCTGCTTCGCTGATTCCGTTCCTGGAGCACGACGATGCTAACCGGGCACTGATGGGCTCGAACATGCAGCGCCAGGCAGTTCCGCTGCTGAAAGCCGAGGCTCCGATTGTGGGCACCGGTCTGGAAGGCCGCGTAGCTACCGACTCGCGCACGCTGGTAGTAGCGGAAGGCAACGGCGTAATCGACTACGTGGACGCTAACCGTATCGTCGTGAAATACGACCTGACGGAAGACGATATCCTCGTAAGCTTCGACGCTGAGAAGATTTCCTACGACCTGATCAAATTCCGTCGTACCAACCAGGATACCTGCATCAACCTGACGCCGCTCGTGAAGAACGGCGAGCGGGTGGTGAAAGGCCAGGTGCTGTGCGAAGGCTACGGCACCAACAAAGGTGAACTGGCCCTGGGCCGGAACATGCAGGTGGCGTTCATGCCGTGGCAGGGCTACAACTTCGAGGATGCCATTGTCATCTCGGAGAAAGTAGTGCGCGACGACATCTTCACCTCGATTCACATCGAGGAGTTTGAGTTGGAAGTGCGCGAAACCAAGCGTGGCGAAGAAGAGCTGACCTCGGAAATTCCGAACGTGAGCGAGGAAGCCGTGCGCAACCTCGACGACAACGGTATCATCCGTCTGGGCGCTGAGGTGCGGGAAGGCGACATCCTGATCGGTAAGATTACGCCGAAAGGCGAAACCGACCCGACTCCGGAAGAGAAGCTGCTCCGCGCCATCTTCGGCGACAAAGCCGGCGACGTGAAGGATGCCTCCCTTAAGGCGCCACCGTCCCTGCAAGGGGTAGTTATCGGTACTAAGCTGTTCTCGCGTCCGAAGAAAGACAAAAACCTGCGGGCCAAGTCGAAGAAGGAAGTGGAAGAGCTGAAAGACTCGTACGCCAAGGAGCTCCGCGGCATCAAGTCTATTATGATTGAGAAGCTGATTCAGCTCCTGGAAGGCAAAACCTCCCAGGGTATCAAGCATAAGTTCGGCGACGAAATCCTGACCAAGGGCGTGAAATTCGGGAAGAAGAACATCACGGAAGCACTGTTCCCCGAGAAGAACCCCTACAAGGACGAGAGCAACTACGCCGTGCCCGAGGAGGTGAACATGTTCAAAGACCTCGTGCTGGAAGGCTGGACTGCCGATGCCCGTGTGAACACCATGGTAGCGCAGCTGGTGAAAAACTACGCCAAGAAGCGCAACACCATCACGGCCCGCTTCAAGCGTGACCGGTTTACGCTGGAGGTTGGCGACGAGCTGCCCGCCGGTATCGTACAGCTGGCCAAAGTGTACATCGCCAAGAAGCGCAAGCTGAAGGTGGGTGATAAGATGGCTGGTCGCCACGGTAACAAAGGGGTAGTAGCCCGCATCGTGCGCGATGAGGACATGCCTTTCCTGCCCGATGGCACCCCGATGGACATCGTGCTCAACCCGCTGGGTGTACCGAGCCGGATGAACATCGGTCAGATTTACGAGACGGTACTGGGTTGGGCCGGCCTGAAGCTGGGCCGCACCTACGCTACCCCGATTTTCGACGGTGCTACCGAAGCGGAAGTATCAGCCGAGCTGACGGAAGCCGGGCTGCCGACCTTCGGCCGCGCGTACCTGCACGACGGCCTCACCGGCCAGCGTTTCGACCAGCCGGTAACGGTGGGTGTTATCTACATGCTGAAACTGGGTCACTTGGTAGATGACAAGATGCACGCCCGTTCTATCGGACCGTACTCGCTCATCACGCAGCAGCCGCTGGGTGGTAAGGCTCAGTTCGGTGGTCAGCGCTTCGGTGAAATGGAAGTGTGGGCACTGGAGGCCTTTGGTGCTTCCAACGTGCTGCAGGAAATCCTCACCGTGAAGTCGGATGACGTGGTAGGCCGCGCCAAAGCGTACGAAGCCATTGTAAAAGGCGACGTTCTGCCCAAGCCGAATATCCCCGAGTCGTTCAACGTACTCATCCATGAGCTACGTGGTCTGGCCCTGGAAATCACGCTTGACTAA